The Setaria italica strain Yugu1 chromosome VIII, Setaria_italica_v2.0, whole genome shotgun sequence genome includes the window CAGGTCGTCAGGATCCTCCCGCCTGATGCTCTTCTCGTCGATATCCGCAGTCTGAAACCACGCAAAGAGAATACAAATCTCATCAGCACTTCGCCGAGCAGAACCAGAGCAGCAGGAGCCAAGAAGTAGTAACACGACGACCCACCATGACTTGGAACTCAAGCCCCATCTCCTCGAGGATGTGCTTCCGCGCCACCGACGACGACCCCAGGATCAGCTGCGACGGGACGAGGCCACCGCGGCTGTCAGAacaagtggaggaagaggaagcagggATTGTTGCTGGTAAATTGAAATTGGTGAGGCCGAACCTTGAAGGGCTGCGGggtggccggggaggaggagcccgtgGCCATGGGCGGGCTCGTAGCGAGGGGCGcgggctggcggtggcggcgaggttccGAGAATGCAGGGACGGCGCTGCGGGGAACAGAGTGCGGCAGCCGCAATCCAGTGTGGGGGAGAGGATATTGAAAGGGTATGCGTGTGCGGCGAAAATTGCAATTACGTCCACACGTGTATTCTTTACGTTGCATTGCAACTACTCCACCACAgttattctaatttttttgaGAGTTAAATAATTTTATGTTTaactaaaattatagaaaagATCATAAAAGTTTATAGCACtgagatatactatgaaaatatatttaatgaagaaactaatggtaccactttattatataaatttggtcaaaatgCTTTGACTCTaccttataatttggaacggagggagtatattacgtacattttatttttttaagaatcTAGATACGTCATATAAATAAACAACCCATATAATCACGTTTAAAAGAATGAATCATCTatcattttttaaatatataattGTGCATAATTAGTTTATCGTACGGAGAGAGTATATTTGTGCATAATGCTTTACGAGAGGGTGCGATAAGATAACACAAAAGAGTAACGCTTTGTAGTTGGAGAGCAGCAAATGCTAGATGAAAGACAGAGAATGAAAGCAAGAATGGATGCAACCCTAACCACTAGAGGGTTCTCCTCTCCTCCTACCTTCACcacattttcctttttcttcttcttccttctcctcctccaccgctaCCTCTCTATTTCAATGGAGTTTATAGGATGAAGAGGGCTCTAGCCCTCCTCACCTAACCTCCTAAGCTCCATGTTCAATCCGCCCCTAAATAAAGGAGGGCACgatgtagcaccatattattgCATCGATGAAGTTTATAGAGTCGAAATACCTTTTTTATGAGAAATCCAAATTCTTAATTGCTATCATAAATTAGTGACATGCTATGTGTTCTTAAAATCATATGTCACGTTGATTATTTCTCTCGCGCAAGAGTCCAACATAAGTAGGGGGTGTTCGGCTTGCTTTGATGCTTTTGCGTGGCCTTGCTTCCTAAGTCAGCGAATTCTTGATGGCTCGAGCAAGCTATATTGGCTCTCCCGCATTAGGAAGGTGAAATCTTGTCAGCACAGACTCAGAGATAAATTGGCTATCATTCCAAACGTATGACCGGCAAAGGTTTCAAATGGACCCTTAGTTGAATGGCATAACGGCATACGTCAATAAATTTACACGTGCAATATTATTTAACATCGTAGGAGATTACTAActgtcggtgtcaagaatcacgggttaAGACTACCGGcttagtaaatttgttttctctgCGCattaggctcggatggttgtacgggaggacacgaggatttagactggttcgggcaggaatagctcTATGTCCAGTGTGggtggctgctcgtgttactcgtaccaagtttgcagtaggggctacaaacgggcgagagagggaagctggttccCAGGTCTCTGTGGGTGTTTGCCGATGCTCAAAGTGTCTTGAGCGCTAGGGTTCTACGAAAGCTGTTGTGTGCATTCGGTGTTGTTCTGTTGTCTGGCCCCTTCCCTCGGGCCCCCTGGTCCCCCTTTTATAATGTAAGGAGGACACAGGGGTTACAAAATGAGCCGGGAGTAAGAAaggtaaaaaggtaaaacaagaGAGTGGGAGGAGCTACTAGAGACGCCGTCTTCCTTTCTTGTCTCTGAGTCTTGTTGGTACTGCTACTGGGAAAGGGCGGTTGCCAttgggtcccatcgatgatTCGGCGGTCGGGCACTGTAGCCGAGCATGCGAGTCGCATATGGCGGCCGACCACTGTAGCCGCGCAAGTTGGTGGTGACGACAGGCCACTGTAGCCGTGTAAGTGGCAGGAGGCGACCGGCCACGGTAGCCATATGTTTTGACAGGGCGGTGCGGTTGATGTGCACTTCTTGCCAGGCTGCGCAGGAAACTAAACGGTTTGCCCTCCTTCATTTAGACGGTAGAGGTGATGAGTGCCTTATGACAAGTGTCGCAGAGGGATAAGGCGGTGCAGTCGTAGTCCTGTGCTGTCATGGCAGCAATGTGCAGCCCATCATTCCGACAGGTCACGTCGAAGAATGCGGGTGCCTCTCCATGTGTCAAAACCATATCCTGGAGCGTGCACGTCCCATCGGTTATGTTTTGGCGAGATCGGGGGGACCCACAAGACCCGTGCCTCTGTTTGATGGCCTGCACATGCCTTCGAGCGAGGCGGAAACTtgcttcgaggggtcgggcacgtccgaccccttgcgcccggggtcgggcgaggcggaaacttgCTTCGAGggatcgggcgcgtccgaccccttgcgcctggggtcgggcgaggcggaaacttgCTTCGAGGGGTTGGgtgtgtccgaccccttgcgcctagggtcgggcgaggcggagcgagGGACTTCCGGGGTGTGTTTTGGTCGGTGGAGATTATGGGTGCCGGGGGTGGGCCATGACCCTTATGATTGTTGATTAGGGAGCGTAAGaaggtcattaatatttctcCCCGACACTAGTTCAGTTGACTACATTTGTGATTTCGTTATTTCGCTAGCTTGGTTCAAGCaaggcaaaaaaatattttaggttTCTCCTTGCTCCAGCTCAACTTCTAAGACTAAAATAGAGACAGACAGAGATGAATTTGCCTATGCGGGAGAGCAAACTGGGTCGGCTTGGCTCCTAAGCAAGGCTTTTCTAACCTTGCCTTGCGTAAACAGCATAAGCATCGATGAACCTATCAATTTAGGAGAGCCAATTTAACTTTCTCATGGAAGCAAGATAGCCTTACCGCTCGTAAACTCCCAGCTCACTTTCTCTTGCTCAGCGCCAGCTGAGCAAGGCAACACAGCAACGGATAAGCAACCAAGCATTCCCTAATTCCGTGTTTTCAGACAGAAGAGGCAAGCTCATGGACCGTTTAATTTCCTTTGCTTAtgtttagcacgtgtcacatcgaatgtttagatactaattaggagtattaaatatagactatttacaaaacccattacatacgtggaggctaaacggcccCGACACAAGGCCCAACCTGTCGTTACTGATGTACTATGTCCTCGTTGAGCACGGAGACGACTAGCTCCTCGGCGACGTCGCCGACGAGAGATGCTGAACTTCCCTCGTCGCAAGGCGGGGGGCGAGGCTGCGCTTGACGACGGCCGGCCTTGGCGCGGGCGCTCGCCCAGCTTGAGCTTGACGAAAGGTCGCTGGAAGCCATATGAAGGTGCACGGCGGGGAGGCCCGCGCNNNNNNNNNNNNNNNNNNNNNNNNNNNNNNNNNNNNNNNNNNNNNNNNNNNNNNNNNNNNNNNNNNNNNNNNNNNNNNNNNNNNNNNNNNNNNNNNNNNNNNNNNNNNNNNNNNNNNNNNNNNNNNNNNNNNNNNNNNNNNNNNNNNNNNNNNNNNNNNNNNNNNNNNNNNNNNNNNNNNNNNNNNNNNNNNNNNNNNNNNNNNNNNNNNNNNNNNNNNNNNNNNNNNNNNNNNNNNNNNNNNNNNNNNNNNNNNNNNNNNNNNNNNNNNNNNNNNNNNNNNNNNNNNNNNNNNNNNNNNNNNNNNNNNNNNNNNNNNNNNNNNNNNNNNNNNNNNNNNNNNNNNNNNNNNNNCGAACTAGGCGTATCTAACAAGGTAGGgtatctattaagcctaattaatccatcattagcaaatgttttgtcaaatcatggactaattaggcttaatagattcgtcttgccgtttagcctccacttgtgtaatgggttttgtaaatagtgtacgtttaatactcctaattagtatctaaacattcgatgtgatgggtgctaaaaataaatcggggaaccaaacgccccatGGTAAGGAATCCAAACGGACCCAATGGTCTAGCGTGCGCGCGCGTCTTCTCTCTCCTGTGAGTTGTGATTACAGGCTTACAGCAATTTCCGTCCAGCCAAAACACGAGCCCAACAAAAGCCGGCCACGGCTCTCCCTTCCGTCCCGTTCCATTCCACCTGTGCACCCCACCACCCTACCCGTCCGATCCGGCATCCGACGGCTCCCGCCACCCCCCTCGCCGTCTCACGTGCCACCGCGTCACTCCTCTGACTCTGAccgccctcctccacctccgcccccaACCACCCCGACGCCACCGGCCCTCGTCAGCCCCCCTTGACCTCCACCTCCCAACCCCCGCCGCGCTCGCGTCGCCCCCCGAAGGAATCGCGGCCAACCCTAGCTCGCCACCcacctcgcctcctccgccggggcggccatggcggagaTCGAGGTGGTGACCGACGGCGGCTCCGCGAGGCGggatgtggaggaggagggggaccagcggcggcagggcgggggtgggcccgcggcgggggagccGGACCCCGTGGTCGACGTGTACTCGGCCGCGGCGTACGGGGACCTGGAGCGGCTTCGGGGCTTCGTCGAGCGCGGGGGCGCCGCGGCCCTCCGGGAGCCCGACGGAAACGGCTACCACGCGCTCCAGTGGGCCGCGCTCAACAACTACCCCCACGTCGCGCTCTACCTTATCGAGGTCGCTCGCTCGCTCCCCCCCTTCGGCTTCGGAttctctcccctcctctcctcgccctcgccgctgTTCAGTTCTGCTTGCTCGCTTCAATTCGGTTCGAGCGATTCGAAGCTTCCCTTTGCTTCGCTGATGGGATTTTCCGGTATGCGCAGCACGGGGCCGACGTGAACGCGACGGACCACGCGGGGCAGACGGCGCTGCACTGGGCGGCGGTGCGCGGGTCGACGTCCGTGTCCGACGTGCTCATGGAGCACGGCGCGAGGGTCGAGGCCGCCGACGTCAATGGCTACCGGGTAATGCGGCACCTCTGTATCTTCGGATGTACAGTTCggatttttcctttttgttgccCATTTGCTTGGATGTTGGGTTTAGCATCTGATTGGTGAGGAACTGAGGGTACAATGAAACTGATTTTGCCTTTAGCGATAGTCCGTGGGATGACTTTTGGAACGTTTGTTGGCCATTCAATAATGTACAATCTGTGTTCATTATCGGTTGGTCCACCAGGTCAGCTGTATGGTCTATTCATCTGAAAAAGCTGCATGGTCTATATGTTTCAAAATTGATGTCAATTAGCTACTTTTGCACATAACTAGGAGTTGGGTTGGCAATGTAGAAATCTGTCACCTTTATTTCGTTTTAGCTCGTTGGTTCCCTCAAGGCATTATTGTTCGGATAAGGGCGAAGTAGCAGACAAATTTTGTGCTAGGGccgttttgcttttgcaaacaACAATTCACTGCCAACAAGATCTATTGAAGCTTAATTCTGCTGTGCGCTGCTAGGCAAGCCTTACATGCTTCATTGGGCAAGGTGTGTGACTAAATTTATAGCACAACTTTTGTGGGGATTTTCATTTAGGCTTGATAGCTTATCTTTGGAGCAGCTTATCAGCACTCCTTGAGATTCACACATCATAACgctgataaaaaaaaagttcagttATTGGCCACAGCCTAAGGCCTCTTAATATTTTTAGCTTTCTATGGGTCAAGTGAGGTCTTCTATTTGACTGTTCCCCGTTTTGATTATTATGTCAGGCAGTCCATGTTGCAGCTCAGTATGGCCAGACGTCATTCTTGCATCACATTATCTCAAAGTACGGTGCAGATTTTGATGCTTTGGACAATGATGGGAGGAGCGCATTGCACTGGTACTTGATTACTGATAATACTCTGCTTTCTGAATGGTTTATGTATCATTGTCcctggaaaaagaaaatatgtttATTATCATTTTCTATATTCTGTTCGAAGCATGCCTTGAATTGTCTCCGCGGGTAAACAAttcattcagaattcagataatGTCTTTTGCACTGCTCTACATGCATATTGTGTTTGATATTTACTAACTTTTGTTTGCCTATTGGTATCAAAAAAATTAACAACCACCATGCTACACCTCTGCTGAAAAATGGATTGCTGTACCTAAGCTCGAGCAAGTTCAAAATGATAAATATCTTTTACATACTTGTTCTGGTAATATATCGTACAGAAAACCATTTGTTGGCTCTGGTTTGGTTGTTTCTCACTTTCTCTTAGAATCATATCGGAGTGAGTTGTCAATTGTAGTGGTAGTGCCACCCCAGCCAATCTCCCCACCTGAGAATGTCTTCCGCCCAACAAATTGGTGAATTGTCAATAGTTGTGGTAGTGCCTCCAAAGTTGGAGCAGTATGAAGTTTGTTTAAATAAAGCTAGTTATCCCCATTAGAGTCCTAAAGAGTCGGTTAATTTATTTTCTACCTGACTTCTATTTGAGACTTCATAGTTCAGATATTTTGATCCACATGTCCATGTTTGGAGTAATGTATAACTTTATATCTTCTATAACATATACAGGGCTGCCTACAAGGGGAATGCAGATACAATCAGATTACTTCTGTTTATGGATGCTAATCAAGTAAGGCAAGACAAAAACGGTAGTTGCCTCTTTTCTGTGGTATTTAATTGTTTCTTTTGGCTACTTCATATGCCTCTCTGACTTATGCTAAGAACAAAAAGAGCAACATTTATTTTGGCATGCTTCATTACTCGACAAAATAGTTTAAAaacatatatttttatattcaGTGTAGTTTTGCTCCCAACCTTATGGAAAGAAAATCTAGGACAAATCAATTAATTCCCCTGAAAAATACGGATGGTTGTGAATGTGGCTGAATCTATTTTTGTTTCACCTAGGCAACTAGGTTGCTAAAGTTATTTAAGCTCTTTTGTGATGCCGTGCAGGTTGTACCCCTTTACACTGGGCTGCTATAAGAGGAAATTTGGAGGTTTGCACAGTTCTTGTACATGCTGGTACGAAGGAAGAACTCACACTAAATGATAGTGGTGGGCTAACTCCTGTGCAACTTGCAGCAGAAAAAGGTCATCGGCATCTTTCCAACATCCTTGTAGGTTTCCCTTATCCTTCTTATTTACCTATTAAGTACTACTCTTTTTCTCCACTATTCAGTTTGCTCATACACCACTGCATCAAGGTGTGTGCTTTGGTAAATGATTGCAATAGCATGTATTGAACCGCTATATTCTTTTTTCCTATTCTTTCATCCCCTGTTTGAAGTTTGTTCTCCAAATATTTGTTTAGCGTGTGCTGATACTGATCTGTTCAACTGTACTAACGGAAGCATTTCTCTGCTTGTAGTCTAATGCTATAAAAGTAAGCTTTGAAGACAAGTTCTTCCCTGGGAGATCGAGAAAAATTGGATATGCCCCTTTCTTGTTTGCTTATCTTGTCATCTGCCTTATCCTTTTCCTGAACTCAATTGTATTTGGTGAGTATTGTTTGTGAGCTTTTGTTGTTTATGCTAAAATATGGATATTTGTTTATCGCCAGACCTTATTATAAATTCTTTGCAGCACCTAATTTTTCTAGGATCACTGCTACTGCTGGTCTTTGGTCTTGGGCTGCTGTATCACTTTTCTTTGCATCACAAGTACAGTTCTACAGAGTTAGCAGGTAGCTTACATTACACATTTGTTTATTATACCATTTATGTGCACCTTTTGCAATTTTCTGATGTGCTATGCACAGTCTTTTGTACATTAAGGAGCTATAATGATAACTTAATGTAGCCATTATAAAGATGCCGTACTGTTCAAAGGAGGACTGACCTTGTGATGAGAGTTTGGGAATAGATTTGATAATATATCACATGCATGCTTGCTAGTTTGGAAATCTCCATTTTGAAGTTTTTATCTCAACATCTACTTTTATAAGATTGTCATATTATTTTTGTTCTGAGCATCTTGTCTGTCTCCTGCTCCCTGCTTAAAGTCCGTGCTATTTTGCTGTTTCTACAGAAAGAATCCTGGCTATATCAAGGCAAACACCAAGCGACTTGATTCGAAGGTAAAAATGTTATATCATTGTAGTTCAAAGACTATAGAAAGTTGTATCCtcattataatttttttttatcagtgTGAAATATGATAATTAGTGCTTTATTTACAGGAACCACTTATGGAGATTGATCTTACCAACTCCTCTTGGACAGGCAATTGGTCTCAGCTATGCCCTACTTGTAAGGTATTAGGAAAAACTTTTCactattatttatttattttgacttctgtgatttcttcctccttttatcTTTCATATTATGTTAGTAGTTTCCATGTGGAGATGGCACTTTGTTATGGAAGCAGAACATGCAACCATATACACATGTGCTTCTCTTGTTACCTGCTCTGGTTTTGGCTATGATTCCAACTCTGCTTGTTTTTACTGACGGGTAACTTTACTTACCAGATAATTCGCCCTATGCGCTCCAAACATTGTCCAACTTGTAAGCATTGTGTCGAGCAATTTGACCATCACTGCCCGTGGATATCAAACTGTGTTGGTAAGGTAAGATGTAGATATGTATTTCTGTGTTAAACGATAATTGGACATCTAGAATTATCTTTGGTTGTGAATTTAAATGCCTGTTTTTCTGTTCCTGTTGTTTTAACGAAACTTTTTCCTTGTTAGGGACTAAACGTGGATACTATTTTAGTCCTCTGGAAGAATAAAATGCTTACTGCTAAAGAGAGTATACAGTCATTTGATTGTTCTTTTAAAATCTGACTGCAATAAGACTGTCACACTTGAACCTCATCTGCATGTTTGTATTCAATTGTTTTCTGCATGTAGCTCCGATATATTTCCATATACTACtgatatatatttttcttgcagCGAAATAAGTGGGACTTTTTCGTGTTTCTTTGTATGGGGATAGCTACATCCTTTCTGGGCGCTGCCGTTGGATTCCATAGTAAGGGCACCTGTAAACAAATTTCTTTTATCCATCCCTTCAAGATTATGCTAACAAGTCAAGGTTATTTAATGTTGGATAATTGCATAGCTCTTGTTGTACTCTTCCTTTTGCTGAAAGTCAATGGAGCAGGTGAGCTCCTTGGCCAGGAATGGCCACTGCCAGCGAGTAGTAGGGCAGTATGCCCTGTCAAGTACAGTACTAGTAGTTGGTAGTTTCACTCATACCATTGTGTACTCTAGTTTGACTTTAGGCTCTACAAGAAAGGTAGAAGAGCAGCTGCAGCAATTCAGTTCAGCAGCACCAATTTAACCTGTGCAAAGTGTTTGTGCGTGTGTGTGCTGTTCTCTCATccccttcttctacctccagatagtgtgtgtgtgtgctgtGTTCTAGGAGTTCTAGGAACTCACCTTTGCCATTGTCAACATTTAATGCCAGGACTTTGGACAGAGCCTGTTATACTCTCATCTTCAGAATCGTGGACACACTTCATGGTGACAAATCATCCTGGTGCTGTATTATTCATGTTTCTGGATGTCTTTTTATTAACTGGAGCTCTTATTCTCACTGGAGCACAAGCAGTACAGGTAAATTGTCTAATGTAGCAACTGTGCAGGTGGCACTGCAGCATTATTTTTCACCCAGTTTGTATATAACTGCATTCAACAAACATTCTTTGGTTATCATAGTGGGATTTTCTATTTATCTGTATGATCTAATTATGGTCTCATGGTCTGTGCACTTCTGACATAGGTTTTATTTTTGTGCCGTATACAATTCGAATCCTTTGCTACTCATCAATCGTATAAGAATATATTTATCTCATTCCGTGTTTTTTGAAACCGCGTATCACTTAATAATTTTGTTGGAATCAACCATTTGGTAGAAGTAACATGCAGTTTCATTGGGTTCATTTTTATAACGTGTGTACTTCACCTATTTCTTGCAGATAGCATGGAACATCACAACTAATGAGCAAGCAAACAAGTCCCGCTACGCATATCTTCGAGGGCCTGATGGGCGCTTCAGAAATCCTTATAGTCGAGGTTGCCAGAGGAACTGCACTGATTTTCTTGTCAATGGATACACCAATGATGAGGAGATTGCATGGCCAACCCTTCAGCAAACAGTACAGAGAAGCTAGAGCTACGGATCTTGCAACCTAAGTTCAAGTTATACGTCACAGCTTATACACCAAAGAGCAGCCTGAAAAAGCTTATGCTTTCATCATGTCCATCGGAATATTTTAGTTTGTTCAGACATGGATTGACAATGGGTGTGAAGAGGGACCTACTTGGTTCACAATCCGAGTCACACCCCTTCATACAGGTTTTTAGACACTGTTGTCGATCATAGAATCGTTTGGTTCCGTAGGTTGTTCGCCGGCGTGTGCAGTATGTTTTCTTTTAGTTGGTCACAACTTGCTAGCACGGGCCATTTGTGGTGGAGAAATGAGTTGCCTATAGATGTCAATGCGGCTTTTCTGAATCTCATTGTAGTGAATTGAAATTGTACAT containing:
- the LOC101784279 gene encoding probable protein S-acyltransferase 23, yielding MAEIEVVTDGGSARRDVEEEGDQRRQGGGGPAAGEPDPVVDVYSAAAYGDLERLRGFVERGGAAALREPDGNGYHALQWAALNNYPHVALYLIEHGADVNATDHAGQTALHWAAVRGSTSVSDVLMEHGARVEAADVNGYRAVHVAAQYGQTSFLHHIISKYGADFDALDNDGRSALHWAAYKGNADTIRLLLFMDANQVRQDKNGCTPLHWAAIRGNLEVCTVLVHAGTKEELTLNDSGGLTPVQLAAEKGHRHLSNILSNAIKVSFEDKFFPGRSRKIGYAPFLFAYLVICLILFLNSIVFAPNFSRITATAGLWSWAAVSLFFASQVQFYRVSRKNPGYIKANTKRLDSKEPLMEIDLTNSSWTGNWSQLCPTCKIIRPMRSKHCPTCKHCVEQFDHHCPWISNCVGKRNKWDFFVFLCMGIATSFLGAAVGFHRLWTEPVILSSSESWTHFMVTNHPGAVLFMFLDVFLLTGALILTGAQAVQIAWNITTNEQANKSRYAYLRGPDGRFRNPYSRGCQRNCTDFLVNGYTNDEEIAWPTLQQTVQRS